The Hemicordylus capensis ecotype Gifberg chromosome 6, rHemCap1.1.pri, whole genome shotgun sequence genome window below encodes:
- the LOC128329807 gene encoding sulfotransferase 1B1-like yields MANEEEDYNQALHKYQGIFRRFPLNLVHGIPLMEPIAQQWAPIENFEARPDDLLISTYPKAGTTWMQEIVYLVLVGGDVEKAKQTPLHVRIPFLEICSPPPLPSGVDKLLNAPSPRVIKTHLPFQLVPKSFWEKNCKMIYVARNAKDNLVSYYFFDQMNLTQPDPGPWDGYVTKFMEGTVPWGSWYDHVRRYWDEKENHRILYLFYEDMKEDLAREVQRVMDFLEVDLPEDVVQKIVHHTTFEVMKDNPMANYDTVPNTIFDKTKGTFMRKGEVGDWKNYFTVAQRETFDADYQRKMQGTTLRFRDVL; encoded by the exons ATGGCCAATGAGGAGGAGGACTACAATCAAGCCTTACACAAATACCAGGGGATCTTCCGGAGGTTTCCGCTGAACTTGGTCCATGGGATCCCCCTGATGGAACCCATCGCTCAGCAATGGGCTCCGATTGAGAATTTTGAAGCACGCCCAGATGATCTGCTCATCTCAACCTACCCCAAAGCAG GTACTACATGGATGCAAGAGATTGTTTATCTGGTCCTTGTTGGCGGAGATGTGGAGAAAGCAAAGCAGACTCCCCTGCACGTCCGCATTCCATTTCTAGAAATCTGCTCGCCACCCCCTTTGCCTTCAG gagtTGATAAACTGCTGAATGCTCCCTCTCCTCGTGTGATCAAAACCCACCTGCCCTTCCAGCTGGTTCCTAAAAGCTTTTGGGAAAAGAACTGCAAA ATGATTTATGTCGCTCGGAATGCCAAGGATAACTTGGTCTCCTATTACTTCTTTGACCAGATGAACTTGACACAACCAGATCCAGGGCCTTGGGATGGCTACGTGACGAAATTCATGGAGGGCACAG TTCCCTGGGGCTCTTGGTACGACCATGTCCGGCGTTACTGGGATGAGAAAGAAAACCACCGTATTCTCTATCTTTTCTATGAAGACATGAAAGAG GACTTGGCCCGTGAGGTCCAGCGGGTGATGGATTTCCTGGAGGTGGACCTGCCTGAGGACGTTGTTCAGAAGATTGTCCATCACACGACATTCGAGGTCATGAAAGACAATCCGATGGCGAATTACGACACTGTCCCCAACACAATCTTTGACAAAACAAAAGGCACTTTTATGAGGAAGG GTGAAGTTGGCGACTGGAAGAATTACTTCACGGTGGCTCAAAGGGAGACATTTGATGCCGATTACCAACGCAAGATGCAAGGAACAACCTTACGTTTCCGGGATGTACTATAG
- the LOC128330074 gene encoding sulfotransferase 1C2-like — MDLKAGKDAADPKAVKRTTLVEVQGVPMFSDTAEKWGPIWDFKARPDDLLICTYPKAGTTWIQEIVDMMQHGGDPQKCARAPIYVRIPFIEICPSIFSRLEEAEAMLSPRTLKSHLPVQLLPPSFWEQNCKIIYVARNAKDNAVSYFHFHRMDQEMPEPGNWDQFLDNFLTGKLSYGSWFDHVRGWWEAKDRYPILYLFYEDMKEDLAREIRKVAQFLGLELSEPVLNRIVRHTAFESMKANPMANYSTMPPHLMDHTTSPFMRKGTVGDWKEQFTVAQSERLDDICARELGGSSLTFRTQL; from the exons ATGGATCTCAAAGCAGGAAAGGACGCGGCAGACCCCAAGGCCGTCAAGCGCACTACACTGGTGGAGGTTCAGGGGGTCCCTATGTTCAGCGACACAGCAGAGAAGTGGGGTCCCATCTGGGACTTTAAAGCACGGCCTGATGATCTCCTCATTTGCACTTaccccaaagcag GGACCACATGGATCCAAGAAATTGTGGACATGATGCAACATGGAGGGGACCCACAGAAATGTGCCCGGGCCCCCATCTATGTACGGATACCCTTCATAGAGATTTGCCCTTCCATCTTCTCAC GTTTGGAAGAGGCAGAGGCGATGCTTTCTCCACGCACCCTCAAATCTCACCTCCCAGTTCAGCTCCTGCCCCCTTCCTTTTGGGAACAGAATTGCAAG ATCATTTACGTGGCCAGGAACGCCAAGGACAATGCTGTCTCCTACTTCCACTTCCATCGCATGGACCAGGAAATGCCGGAGCCAGGAAACTGGGACCAGTTTCTGGATAATTTCCTTACTGGGAAAC TTTCCTATGGCTCTTGGTTTGACCACGTCCGGGGTTGGTGGGAAGCCAAAGACCGTTACCCAATCCTGTACCTCTTCTACGAAGACATGAAAGAG GACTTAGCTCGGGAAATCCGAAAAGTAGCCCAGTTCCTGGGCCTTGAACTCTCAGAACCAGTTCTGAACCGGATTGTTCGGCACACAGCGTTTGAGAGCATGAAAGCCAACCCAATGGCTAATTACAGCACCATGCCTCCCCACCTCATGGACCACACTACGTCGCCCTTCATGAGGAAAG GGACTGTGGGAGACTGGAAAGAGCAGTTCACAGTGGCTCAGAGTGAACGGCTAGATGACATCTGTGCCCGGGAACTGGGGGGCAGCAGCCTGACCTTCCGCACCCAGCTCTAA